The sequence TAGACTGAGCCGCCATAAAGTGTAACCCATGTCCTCGGACTGTTTTGTTACCTATCTCCCCGGCTGGTCACGACCCATCCAATACCTCGTCCTCAAACAGGAATGATCTTCTCTCCCTTTGGACTTATCAGCGGTAGTATCCGCTACCGACAACCCATCCGAACGGTTCAAACAGGAGCACGTAGGATCGCTTGGGTTGCTCGGTGGTTTGTCCCTTTTTCGGAAACCAGTATTCGACATACCCGCCGCCGGCCTTGCCTTTTGCTAGGAATTCCTTTACGTAAAATGTACCCTTTTGGTCCTTATCTTTCATCCGATTTCGTCCCTCCACATCTTTTCGCCCGTACAGAACCACATTTACGCCTTCCGTTGTATCGGCCCAAAAATATCCGTCGGTCCCGTACTGAAGCTCCCGCAGGAGGTCGGCCCCAAGCTCCTTTGCCTGATCAAGGGTCATTGCCCCCTGTTGATGCTTAATAAAGATGACCCGAAGCATGCTGACCGCAGTTTCGACTTCACTCTTTATGAGCACGTCCTGAGCCGATGACTTCTCCTGTTTGCCAGACTGTGCTCCAGCCGATAGACCCAGGAACACCACACTCAGAAAAACTACACAAGCTGTCATCAATACCTTTTTCATACTTCCTTCTCCTATGTTGTTTTTAAAGCCGAACCATTAAAGTATACTGACCGGCCTGTTACCATCCGAAATGTGTGACGACTGCGGCGATTCTCCTGGCTCTCTGGGAACTTGTCAAGTATCCATGGCGCTAATTGGTGTCGGCAAAGGCCGACCGGCCTCATCCCATTATGACTGGACGGCCTAATACCGTTATGGCTGCCCAGAAGGCACGCTGACGATGAGGCCGTCAACTGAGCTTCGGACTCCTTTCCCTCCTCGGTTCAACACGTGAGTGTAGATCATCGTCGTGCTGACGGTGGGAAGCCCGTTATTGGCATGACGTCTGCTTTGTGGTCATTGCGAGGGAGCATAGCGACCGAAGCAATCCCACCGTCTTTCGCCGTAGCCAGGACAGTGAGATTGGCGCGCTCCCGTTGGTCGCTCGCAATGACAAGCTGGAGAGTGGGGCGGTTGCGTAAAACCTTTCATGCTCAGGAGTTTGCCATCAACGCATGGGGGTCGGTCAATGAAAATCTCGGCTGGGGGCGGTGGCGAGGTCAGCGGGTGTTCGCGGGTGCCAGAGGTGTTCGGCGACGAGGTGGACGATGCCCTGCTGCTCGACCTGCAGGGTTCCGGTAACGCCGAAGAGGGCAGCGGTTTTGGCCAGGGTGGCGTACCGCTCGAAGACCATGAGCCAGAGGACAATCTTCACGAATTCGGCAGGGAGATCACTCCGAAGTCAAGCACCGGCGGCGGAGACGAGCATCACGCAACAGACTTGACCTCTTCCTCCAAACGATCGCCGATCAGCTCCTCTTGCACTTCCAGGTCGTAGTGGGATTGGAGGTTGAGCCACAGCCGGGCAGACGTGCCAAAGTAGCGTGCGAGGCGGAGCGCTGTGTCGGCACTGATGGACCGCTTGCCATGCACGATCTCGTTGATCCGGCGCGGATCAACCCCGATATCTCTTGCCAGCCTATACTGGGAGATGTTCATGGGCTTGAGGAACTCTTCCAGTAGAATCTCGCCAGGATGAATGGGAGGGAAATCTCTTTTCGCCATCGCGCTGCACCTCAACTATGATAATCCGTTATCTCAACATCGTACGCATCGCCATCGCGCCAGACAAAGCAGATGCGCCACCGGTCATTGATTCGTATGCTGTGTTGACGAGCCCGATCACCTTTCAGCTTCTCCAATCGATTTCCTGGCGGCACTCGCAGCTCTGCTAGGCTCTCTGCCGCATTGAGCAGTAAGAGCTTCCGGGCGCTTGAGCTCCGGAGCTCAGCAGACAACCTGCGTGAACGAAGGCCGCGGAAGACTCGCTCAGTCTCCTCATTGCCAAAGCTCTTGATCACAAATTAGTAATAGCGCGATGCGCTAATGGTGTCAAGCACAATGCACCAAGGCTCCAGCTAACGTGGGGCTAACCGGCATCGGCACTATGGCAAAGCAAGGGCGCTGATCTTTTCGGCGTCCATTCAGCGGGGTGCCGGACGACCCCGGCACGCACCATGTTCACATCGATGTAGACTAGACAACGATGCAGGTGTTCGTTGGCTTCGATCGCGGTGGCATGATACCGGTCTTCCCAGAATGCGCCCCCGCGCCCTTTGCGCTGGTTGTATTCCTGCGCGATCCGCCCGGCAATCAACTGCATGCTCTGTGCAATCACCGACCCGCCGGTGTCCTGCACCAACAGGTGAACGCGGTTTGAGGTCACCATATAGGTAAGCACGGACAAACCGAAGCGCTTCTTGGCTTCGAAAAGCCAGTGCAGGTAACGGCTCCGATCGCGCGCGAACTTCAGGAGAAATGCCTTATGGTGGCAGCGGTGAGTCAGGTGCCAGACCTAACCAGGCACAAAATAGCGATTAGCACGGGGCATCGCGTCTGTCTCGGAGCGTGCGTGTCATGTCCAAAAAGGCACCGCTAAGCGTCTGGGCCACGGCGATGCTACGATGTTCTATCGCCAACTTAAGGCGTTGCGCTGGTCCGACCCGATTCTGAACGTGAGGAGACAATCTCGCTCGTGGCCACGATGGGTGAGATGCCAGACAAGCCCAGGAGGAAATAAAGGTTCGCATGCGGCATTGCACCCTTCGAGCATGCTTGTTGTCGCAAAAAAGGCGGTTTTAAGCTACGTATACTGAGCCCATATTGCAGACTGGCTTTGTCAGATCAATCAGTTACGTTGGTCCGACCCCGATTGCCCGATTGTCGATTGGGCGTCGGCTGCAGCGAGGGGTTCGGCGGCCCGAGAGTAGCATGGTTGCGCCTGCTGTTCAGGTTTCGCGTAGCAAGTACAGAAGATTATCTTCGACTCGATACAGGAGTGGCGCAACCTGTATCTTGGGATAGCGTAGCCGTAGACGTTTGGCTTCGCTCAAAACAAAATCCGTCTCATTGCCGATTTCAAACATGGGCGCAAAGTGCATGAAATGTTCTTCGGCCCATTCCTTATCCCAGCCGGCACTATCCACTAGCCCCTGGATGAACTGGTTGCGTCTCGCCACCAAATTCACCATGCCACATTGGGTATGGCCGATCAAGGCGATGGACTTCACGCCACCGACGGCAATGGCATATGAGACCTTGAACTCGCTGTAGCGGAGATTGGCTCCGCCCGTGCGGATGATAAAGCTGAAATTATCTGGTATGCGAAGGTGCTTACGATTATCCATGCACATGCCGATAAGCAATTGTGCGGCAGTGTAAACATCCGGCGCACGGCCCAGATTATGGTATTCGAGCAGTAGTCCAATGGGTGAGTTTCGATATTCGGAAAAAACATCTTCGGTATTGGTGACGGGAACAAGTCTATTCATTCGTCCACTGACAGGCCGGCATTTCTACAGAATTGGACAAGCGTGATTACCGAGGCTGCCGAACTACTAAGTGAGCCGTTTAGACAACTGCAAATCCTGACCGCCTATCTCTTGAAACTGTTGGGTTACCCAAGGCTGATGTGGCCATAGTATTCGCCACTTAGTTATCCGTCAAGGACTTTGTGGCCGGTAAACACTGCATGTATTGTAAGCCTATCCCGCCCTCGTCGAACCGCTCTCCGGACCCAATTCGAGTCGATCCGCTGGGCTTTGGACTCCCCCGCTGCGGTTCAAGACATGGGTATAGATCATCTTTTGGCCGCGTCAAGTACGGTGAGATTGCCACGTTCCCGTTGGTCGCCCGCAATGACAAGCTGGGGAGTGGGGCGGTCGCGTAAAACTCTTTCATGTGCATGAGTGTGCGACCGACACATACCGTGTCGGTCAATGAAAGTCGCAGCTGGGGGCGGTGGCGAGGTCGGCGTAGCGGATGCGTGCTTCTTACAGATTACTGGGTCGGCAGTCTGCGAATCCGATGTCCGGAAGGCTCGATGACGACAAAGGCGTACGCCAATTCTTCTTCGGTATAGGTCGTGAGCACGCGCTCCAATTCGGCGTGGACTGCGTGTTGCGTTGAGGGTAACACACGGAGATACAACACACCGGCCCCCAGGGCTTTGACAAACACAAGGCCACCGAAGTCCCGATCCCGCGTGACGAGAAGGCGGCGTTCATTCTTGGCTACCATCAGGAGGTCCTCATCATCCGCTTGCGATAGACCAACTTGGGCAGCTCGGACGACATCATGGCCGAGCGTGGCGAGAAACTGCGTGGTCGCGGCATAGACATCCTGGTCGAGTAAGAATCTCATGCGGGAACGGAGCGAAGGTGAATATCCTCAGCCGCGACAAGCGCAATCGCGTACCCGATACAGGCCCGGATATCGTCAGTCGTAAGTTCTGGGTAGTAATTCTGAATGATCTCGCTGAACGACATGCCTTCATTAAGCAGTTCCAGCACACTCTGGACCGTGATGCGCGTACCTGCAACACAGGGTTTACCGAAATGAACCTTTGGATTCACGACAATTCTCTCTAGCATTGTGCCACCTCATTGGTTTGAATTCCCAACCGTATTATTTCAAGACAGAGACCGAAGACTTCGTGTCACCTCAACTGCTTCTGGGCTAGTCGACTATTACGTAGATCGGCCGGTACGTTGCCATCCAAAACGGTGAACGCCTGCGGAGATTCTCTAGCGTTTCTATGAACTTGTCAAGTTCGCATGACACCGATTGGTGTGGGCATGACTTCCACCAATTCCTGGATCTCTCGGATATTGTCGCTCTATTCCAGCAGATAGCTGGTAACGCATTGAGGAACATCAATGAAAGTCCCGACTAGGGGCGGTGGCGAGGTTAGCGCCCAATTTCGGCTGCCAGAGGTGGTCGGCGATGAGGTGGACGACACCCTGTTCGGCCTGTGCGTGATCGCACGCAGACAGGTCGGCCTGGAGGGTTCCGGTGACGCCGAGGAGGGTAGCGGTCTTCGCTAACGGCGCGTAGCGCGCGAAGACCGTGGGCCAGAGGACGGCGCTCTCCTGCAGGGAGGCTGGCTGCGTGCTCGTGACCGAGAACGAACGAGACTTTGTCAGAATCCGGCGGTTCGTGTCGTTCGAGTTCGTGACACCCTGGCCGTGAGCGGCAACTGCCGTGTTGTGTTCGGCAGTGCAGCCGACATGGTCTGACGTAGGTCTAACGTGGTCCAGCGGAATGTGACACATGGATCCGTATCCATTCGCCAACATCCTGTAGGACTTGTGGATCGTTGTACAGCCCGCTATGGTGGAGGCTGCGGCCCACGACGACGTACGACCGTTCGATGCCCTCGAGGCCGGGTGGCATGCTCGCGACATGAATGCGGACGAGCAGGTTGTCCCAGATCGTTTCCTGCCCGTAACCGAGAGCATGAGCCCTGACGACACGCGGCACCAGCGCCAACGCTGTCAGGTGGAGCCATAGCACGGCCAGTACTACGCTGAGCCCCCCAGCCACAGCCCCCACGAGTCGCCACAGAGGCTCCCACCGGAGCAACGCATCCCACCTTCGTTCCCACTCCGAGGTCGGTTGCCAGGCCGAGGCCGCCGGCCAGAGTCGCGCGGCAAAGTCCCTGGAATAGCCATACGGATCGCGGAGGATGTCGGGCAGCAGGTTCGGCCATATGAGCGTAGAGCCCGCTACCAGCCAGAAGAGCGCGGCATAGACGGCGCCAGTCCACACCCAGTACGGCGCGTCGGCCGCCCTGCGAAGCCATGAGAGCAGTCGACCAGCCTCGTCGCCCCGGGCAGTCGCCACAAGTATCGGGGGCCAGTCGCCCTGAGCGCGCGGTAAGGCAAGCCGATCGAAGGTCGCCCACTTTCGCTTGCGGGTCCATTCGATGAGCCAGGCACCGACACGCCGGTTCGCTCGAGGGTAATAGACGAACGCCAGGAGGACCGCCAGCAAAGCAAGGAGCGACAGAGGCGTCACGCGATAGCCGTACCCCTCGAAGAGAATTGTCTGGTCTGGGGCGAAATACGCGGAGGGGAAGACGAACAGTGCCAGGAGCACCAAGAGAGCCAGCGACGGCGTGGCCAACAACAGGTCCCCGTACGTGGTCACTGCCCGGTCGGTGTCGCGTGGCTCGCACTGCAGAAACGGGGTGCCGAGGCAGACGACACCGGCGAGCCGCCGCGGGAGGCCTGGCATTCGCAACGCGTAGAGCGTGACATTGCCTCCGTGGCTGTGCGCAACGACGAAGTGGCGGGCCCGTGGATGCTCGACGCACTGCGCATGCAGCTGGACCGCAAGGTCCCGGCCCGCCGCCAGCCGATACCGATGCCCGTTGTTCAGCCAGGTGCCGAGCCATCCTCGCCACACGAATCGCCGGAACTCGACGGCGCCGACCTCGCACAGGCCCTCGACGATGGCCGCGCGGAGCGACGAATTCGGCTGCGTCCATGTGGCCTCCGGCGCGAAGGTTCCGTGGACCAACGTGATGACGCAGGCGGGATCCGCGGTGCTCATGAGTTCTCCGCCGCGATGAGGGATCTGCGAGCGAGCGTAGGAAACATAAAGCACATTCTCGGACTAGACTAGACTACAGCTGGAGCCAGGAACCAGAACCACACTACAGCGCGAACGAACACCCTGTCAACGCAAAACCCTGAGGCCGCGCGCGAGGTGTGGCCCTGTGAGGGGGTCGAGGGCTGTCGTCGAGGCTGATGGGGGTGGTCGCCGTCGCATCGGCCCGAAGCGCGCGGGCCGTGCAGAATGTGAACCTGATGATCCGAGCACGCACGACGCCGCCCGGTGGCTTCCCGTAGATGTTGGCGCGCTCGTCAGTGCGCGGCGATACCGAGCCGTCTCGACGCGTCCTGGAGCGCCCTGTCCGTGGTCCATAGGTCGCACGACGACAGCAGCCCGCTTCCCAAGAGATGGACATCGACCCAACCCAGACCCCGGCCATACAGGCGATGCTCGTCAATGAGGTGTAGCAACTCAGCGTGGTCGGCAACTCGGGCCTGGGGCAATGCAGCCAGAAGAGCGAGGATCTCGTGCCGGTTCCCAAGTTGGCCACAGGCCAGTTCGCCGATCACGAACGGATGGCACAACACCTCGCCGACCTCGAGCATCGCGGCCAACCGAGACTCGCCGCGACGCAGGTGCTGCACCCAGATGGAGGTGTCGACGAGGACCCTCACGCTGCCGAACGCCGCCGCCGAATCGGCCGCAGGGCCTTCTCGGTCCCGCCCAACGTCGCCAACCGCCGAGCGCTTTCCAGGGCGATCAGCGCCTCGAGCCCCAGCCGAAGCAAGGCCGTCTTCTCGGTGACGCCCGTCAACTGGCTGGCCCGCTTGAGCAGTCCATCGTCGATGTTCAGTGTAGTTCTCATATGCATCAGTATGTGCAATTTATACAGACCCGTCAAGCGACCTTTTCTGCACCAACGTTCGGGGTCAGCGGCGGGGCCTAGAGCCGTTATTGTGGTCCCCATTTCCACATCTGCGTCACAGGTCCAACGTGGGCCGACTGCCGTGCCGCTCCCGGCGGGCGCAGGGGGTTTGAAAAAGGATAGTGTCGCCCTGTGCCACCAAGTGACGATGCTGGATCGCAGCAGGTTGACCTCGCTCGCCGGAGTACTTCCGGCTGAACTCCTCGCCTTAGTCAGTGACGGCTTGAGAATCGCGCAGGATCTGATGTAGCCGATGACAGACCGACGTGCGGTCGCATAACGGCGCGCTCAGCGGCTGGCGCGCTTGCCGGCCCATCCTGAGCGGTTCTCCCGTTTCACGAACTTTCACTTCAAAGGGCAAAAAGGCAGGCGTGATCCGTTGGTTACAACGCCTAATTGGATACCCCAGTTTCAAGCCCCATGCGGTGGAACTCAACACGAGGTCCATTATACTTGAGGTAAGAGAACGGTATTTCGTTCAACGTCAATGAGACATCCCAAGGAGACACCGTGCCCCTGGCCAAGATGATCTTTGCCTGAAACTCAAGGTCGTTCATAGACCCGGTAACGCGGCGATTCAACGCCTTGGAAAACGATACGTGAAGCGTTGAAGGCGAGATGAGCCGTTCATAAATCAGCTCGAATCCGTCAGCGCGGGTGAATTCACTGATGTAGCTCGTGACGCGACTTGTGAACGTGAGGGCATCATGAATCCCGGCACCGAACATGACCATCGTGTACAAGGACACGGTGTTGGTGATCATGATGTACTGCGTACGGCTCTCAGCGAAGAGTCTGGTTGACCAATCGGCATAGGGATTCCGGTCAAGAGGCAGGACCCTGGTCGGTCGATCCTTGATCTTTCGGGCCAGGTCATCAGAGATTCTCAGTATCATTTCTCCCGATCTAACGAGGCTGTAGGAAAACCCGATTCTGAACGCCGTGCTCAGCCACGAGGGCGATCTTTTTGGAACAGGCTTCCATCATCGCTCCATTTTTGAATTGAGATCGTTCGCTCGTATGCAAACGTTGTCCTTTGAGGCTTATATCCAGTGCAGGCAGGCAAGGATATGGGGTGTTTCATGTCGTTACGCAGCGTAACCATGATGCGCCAGTTTTTCAATATTGTGCATCAGGCAAACCAGCTTCCACTGCCCATCCACCTTGGTTCTGCCGCGCAGTGTAAAACGGTTCAGCTGCTTGTTGCCGCGTACGTTGCCGAATACCGGCTCTACCGTCGCAAAGCGGCGCGTCATCATCGCACGCCCCATGTCGGAGTCGATTTTGACGTTCATGCGGTCGGTGTGGCTTTCCGGTCCCGGCCGTGTGCCCTGAAAGAAGGCGACCTGGCGCGTTTTCGTTTTGTCCGGCTTTCGCAGGCACTCATGGCGACGTTCGCACGACACGCAGTCTTGTTCCGCCCCCCGAAACTTCATGGCCGCGTACCCATTGAACGTGCAGTTTGATCCGTTGCCATAGAGGCGTTTCCCAGCTGGGCACAGGCAGTGCGTGTGATCGTCGGCTAACTGAAAATCGGATGGGGTGAAGCACCGCGTTTTCTTGGCCTTCTTTGTCTTGTCCCACAACGGGTCGGGTTTGGCCTTGTGGGCGTCTTGATCAGCATAACGTTCATCACGTTGACGGTAGCCGTTGTCCGGCACATAGGCCTCCACCTGTTGCTCAGCGAGTGCTTTGAGGTTCGCTTCAGAATGATACCCGGCATCGGCGGTAATCACGGTCGTATCCATGCGTAAAGCAGCGGTGACCGCTACCACCGGCAGCAACAATTCGTGTTCAGACCCGGTACCGTGGGCTTGGGCATCGACAATGATTTGTGCCTTTTCATCTCCGGCTGCCACCCCGGTATAGCCTTGAATCACGCCTTTGCTGGTGGCCATTTTGGCCGATTCGTTATCCGTGCGATTGGATAAGCGTACCGCGCCTTTGGCGCCTTTTCGGTCTTCTGTGTTGTTGGCCAACCACGCGCGGAGCTGTGTGACTTCTCTCTGTAGCCGCACAAGTTGTTTGGCCTCACGCTGCACCACGGCTTCGTCGGTCGGTGCAGCGTCAGCCTGGCGGTGCCTATCTAACATTTTCTGAGCGGCGGCTTCCATCTTTGTGACCTGGCGTTGGTAGTCTTCACGCGTGCCTGATTTGGCCTTGCTGGCGTTGGACGGAAGCTTTACGCCGTCGATGGCGAACATCTCGCGCCCGATGAGTCCTTGTCGGTCGCAAATCAGTAGAACCTGTGCAAACAGCTTGGCCACGGTATCGCCCAATTCCGAGACAAACGCGGCGAGCGTGGTGAAATGCGGCCGGCTGTCACCCGACATGGCGATGAAGAGGACATTCTCGCGGCATGCTGCTTCGATCTTACGGCTGCTGATAATACCGCGGCTATACGCTAACAGAATGATTTTGATGAGGGCGGCGGGATCAAAGGCGGGAGCACCTTCGGTATCGTTTTTATAGCGGGAATGGAAATCCGAGAGGTCCAGCTCGTGATCGACCAGGTGGCAAAGCGCGTGTTCAAAACTCCCCGGAAGCACTTGCCGGTCAAAATCGACTGGCAGAAGTTTTAAGCCGTTGTGAATCGGTTTATAGCGTGCCATTTCGCCCCCCGTCCGCATTGAATGCGGTGGGGTCATTTTACCAGATCGGACGGCTGGTTTTCACGAAAATGGGGGTTTTTCTACAGCCTCAACGTTTGGCTTCACCGGCGCGAGCCGCGAGAGTCATTGACATTGACGAAGCCGCGTGCAGCGAAGCGTCCGGTGCAAGCCGTGTTGGGCCGCGTTGGCAACTGCCCGTTTACCAGAAAGTACTGCAATCTCACTCCTTGAGTGGCAAATCTTCTAGCCGTTTGCAAAGCAATTCCAGAGCGTCCACTACGTCGATTAGTTTGATATGCCAAGCTCGTCCGATTTGAGCATCAGGCTCGTGCTTAATCTTGTTGACGAGTTGACGAATTTTCGGAATGTCATGAACGGTGTGGGTGTGCTTGTTTATCCTTTCATTTATTGGAGCAATTCGCAATAGGGCAGAGTTCATATAAAAACCAGCGCACCAAGCGCGATGAGGTGATTTCCCTCGGGAGATACCAATTGCCGAACGTTTGAACTCTCTTTTCGACTCGTCAGGATTGGGGTTGGCTCGGTCATCATCATAGTCCAACTTTGCAGCCTGATATGTGGCGAATACAGCACCAGTCATCAAATTCAAGATAGCAATTTCTGCGTTCCGTTTTGGCTCAATTTTGCTTATACGATCCGCAATCGCGTGCAATCGAATTAGTAGATCTTTTCTGGGCATCAGGCTTTCTCCCTATTTTCTTCTTATGGCGCGACTGCACGGATGGCTCTGGCCTTTTATTGGCATAGATATCATTCAGCGGCGCAACGATCGCGTTGAGCGACGCGCCGCCCAGGCCTTGGCACCTTATGCATCCCACGCTCGCTCCAACGCGTTGTTATGCCTGGAGCCAAGCTTTCTGCAGCCGTGTGATTCCATGCCCTTCCGAATCTTGGATTTTGCCATCGCGGATTGCCTCAGCATAGAGTCCGATCACTTTCGTCGTTTGTGCCTCGTCTAGGACACCCGCGGTTACAGCGCCTCGCAGCGTCTCGTCGATCTTTTCAACGAGCAATCTCGATCGAATGTTCGATACCCTTTCTATGAGGAAGAACGCCATAGGCAGCGAGATGCCCTTTGATATCGCGCCGAAGAACCACCGGAGCGCCTGAGCCATGCCGAAAACACTAGCCTCGAAGCGCACAGAAGCCAAGTACATCTCCAGTTGATCGTTCTTCGCAACTACTCTGTCGAACCAGCGGGCAAGCAGAATCTCGACCACCTTACGTCTGAACAGTTTCCGTTGGTCATGAATGAAAAGCGTGCGCACGAGTTGTTGGGTGATCGTTGAACCGCCGGAGCGACGACGAAGCCCAAGAGTCGACGCGGCGAGACGGACCAGGCCGCGTAGACTGACACCGCGATGAACGAAAAATTCTTTGTCCTCAATGTGAACCAATAATCTCTTTGCGGGACCAAGGTCGATCCCGAGTCGATGCAGCTCGTGTTTGGCGAGAGTCGCGCGGTAGATGACGTATTCAAAGTTGGTCACGAGAGTTACGTTCATGGCCTTTGCTAACCGACAAGCCGCCAAGAGCCCAACACGCTCATGCGTATCTAGCAGCGCCTTTCTGTACGTCCATGCCAAGGCGGCGAAAGTCAAAGCAGCGCACCCTATAACGGTTACAGTCGGCCGAACGGGCAGGGTGAGTCCGCTAGATTCCAGATGCTTGATAAGGGCAGCGAGAACGAAGAACGCTACCGCGGCAGCGATTCCGGCGATGGCGTAGCACGGGTACGCGACATACGTATTCCACCCCGGAAAGAGACGGATGGCGAAGGGCTCGTCCGCGCCCTCGATGCGCCAGTTTGGTAGGACGAGCTGCAGACTACCATAGCTCATTCCCAACATACGCCGTAACACAATAACCTTGCGGGCAGCAAAGCAAACCGCTTTTTGTCGGTCCGCGAAGTACCGTAGTGACAGTACAGCAAAGGCGACAGCGATGCCGAGAATGACGATCAAAGTGAACGCGTGCGGAACTACGGGTGCGAAGGTCGCTGCTAAGCGCTCCAGCGTTCCCAGGGCTAAGGAGCCCAGTGCGGCTCCTACAACAACTGAAAGATTCGCGGCGTTCAGGAATACGCGTTCCTCTGCCTCGAGGGTCTTTGTAGCGAATCGATATTCCTCTAACGCCACGTCCCTCTCTTTAAAGTGATAGGTCGGAAAGTGCTGTTTCCAACCAGACTGCTCGTCCGCTTCAATCATTGAAGAAGGAGACTCCGTTTAGGACGCCCGCGATGAGGCATGACGTTTGAATTCACCGGCCTGCGCGGCTTTTCGCGCAGGGCCGGTGGAATGAGAGGTTAGACATCGCGGGTAGCCACCCAGGCGCCGAACAAATAGGTTTGATAGAACCGCAATGGGCTGGAAAACCCGGCTTCCTTTAGTAGAGCAACCAACTCACTCTCCGGGATGAAGGCCACGTCTCGTTCGACGTGGGTGCGATCTTGAATCAATTCTTCGGACGAAACACCGTGCGATGCGTAGGAAAACAGCCATGCGTTCAACAAGCGCGCGAACTCGGGAGAACTCTTGTCACCGAAAAGGTCGGCAAGAATGAGCAAGCCACCGGGTTTTACGTTTGCCGCAATTGAACGGAAATACGCGAGCCTTTCTTCTCGGCCCTTGATGAAGTGAGCTACGAAGACAGAAGAGGCAGCATCAAATGAGACCGACGATTGGTATTCCTGCAACCGGCCGTTGAAGAAGGAAACACGTTC is a genomic window of Candidatus Methylomirabilis lanthanidiphila containing:
- the mcp4 gene encoding Methyl-accepting chemotaxis protein 4, translating into MKKVLMTACVVFLSVVFLGLSAGAQSGKQEKSSAQDVLIKSEVETAVSMLRVIFIKHQQGAMTLDQAKELGADLLRELQYGTDGYFWADTTEGVNVVLYGRKDVEGRNRMKDKDQKGTFYVKEFLAKGKAGGGYVEYWFPKKGQTTEQPKRSYVLLFEPFGWVVGSGYYR
- a CDS encoding XRE family transcriptional regulator, whose amino-acid sequence is MAKRDFPPIHPGEILLEEFLKPMNISQYRLARDIGVDPRRINEIVHGKRSISADTALRLARYFGTSARLWLNLQSHYDLEVQEELIGDRLEEEVKSVA
- a CDS encoding Carbonic anhydrase, translated to MNRLVPVTNTEDVFSEYRNSPIGLLLEYHNLGRAPDVYTAAQLLIGMCMDNRKHLRIPDNFSFIIRTGGANLRYSEFKVSYAIAVGGVKSIALIGHTQCGMVNLVARRNQFIQGLVDSAGWDKEWAEEHFMHFAPMFEIGNETDFVLSEAKRLRLRYPKIQVAPLLYRVEDNLLYLLRET
- the dnaE2_1 gene encoding DNA polymerase, which gives rise to MCHIPLDHVRPTSDHVGCTAEHNTAVAAHGQGVTNSNDTNRRILTKSRSFSVTSTQPASLQESAVLWPTVFARYAPLAKTATLLGVTGTLQADLSACDHAQAEQGVVHLIADHLWQPKLGANLATAPSRDFH
- a CDS encoding twitching motility protein PilT, whose product is MRVLVDTSIWVQHLRRGESRLAAMLEVGEVLCHPFVIGELACGQLGNRHEILALLAALPQARVADHAELLHLIDEHRLYGRGLGWVDVHLLGSGLLSSCDLWTTDRALQDASRRLGIAAH
- a CDS encoding Antitoxin VapB32, producing the protein MGTTITALGPAADPERWCRKGRLTGLYKLHILMHMRTTLNIDDGLLKRASQLTGVTEKTALLRLGLEALIALESARRLATLGGTEKALRPIRRRRSAA
- a CDS encoding penicillin-binding protein 1A; amino-acid sequence: MIEADEQSGWKQHFPTYHFKERDVALEEYRFATKTLEAEERVFLNAANLSVVVGAALGSLALGTLERLAATFAPVVPHAFTLIVILGIAVAFAVLSLRYFADRQKAVCFAARKVIVLRRMLGMSYGSLQLVLPNWRIEGADEPFAIRLFPGWNTYVAYPCYAIAGIAAAVAFFVLAALIKHLESSGLTLPVRPTVTVIGCAALTFAALAWTYRKALLDTHERVGLLAACRLAKAMNVTLVTNFEYVIYRATLAKHELHRLGIDLGPAKRLLVHIEDKEFFVHRGVSLRGLVRLAASTLGLRRRSGGSTITQQLVRTLFIHDQRKLFRRKVVEILLARWFDRVVAKNDQLEMYLASVRFEASVFGMAQALRWFFGAISKGISLPMAFFLIERVSNIRSRLLVEKIDETLRGAVTAGVLDEAQTTKVIGLYAEAIRDGKIQDSEGHGITRLQKAWLQA
- the cmoA_1 gene encoding tRNA (cmo5U34)-methyltransferase; this encodes MTMAERVSFFNGRLQEYQSSVSFDAASSVFVAHFIKGREERLAYFRSIAANVKPGGLLILADLFGDKSSPEFARLLNAWLFSYASHGVSSEELIQDRTHVERDVAFIPESELVALLKEAGFSSPLRFYQTYLFGAWVATRDV